The following proteins are encoded in a genomic region of Deltaproteobacteria bacterium:
- a CDS encoding acyl-CoA carboxylase subunit beta: MSLEVKFKELEKRRADAELAGGKERIDRQHESGKLTARERVEKLLDPESFVEIDKFVTHRSTEFGIDRQKILGDGVVTGHGTIDGRLVFVFAQDFTTFGGSLGEAYATKICKIMDHAMKVGAPVIGLNDSGGARIQEGVQSLAGYADIFQRNVMASGVIPQISVIMGPCAGGAVYSPAMTDFIIMVKNRAHMFITGPDVIKTVTHEQVTKEDLGGAVSHSSKSGVSHFAAEDEGDSLRLVRELMSYLPSNNLEESPLKDFPKDVDAENPWVEDPSLDQIIPDSANKPYDMKALIHGIIDRGSFLEVQPLWARNMIVGFARMNGRTVGIVANQPAVLAGCLDINGSIKGARFVRFCDCFNIPILTFVDVPGFLPGSDQEFGGIIKHGAKLLYAFCEATVPKVTVITRKAYGGAYDVMSSKHVRGDVNLAYPTAEIAVMGPDGAVNIIFKNQLSQSKSPEAERARLVEEYRNTFASPYKAAELGYIDEVIFPRETRSRVIRALKMLENKRDKNPPKKHGNIPL; the protein is encoded by the coding sequence ATGTCTTTAGAGGTCAAATTCAAGGAGCTGGAAAAACGGCGTGCCGATGCGGAGTTGGCCGGTGGCAAGGAACGGATTGATAGGCAACATGAGTCTGGTAAACTGACCGCCCGGGAACGGGTCGAAAAACTCCTCGACCCCGAGAGTTTTGTCGAAATTGACAAGTTTGTGACCCACCGCTCGACAGAATTCGGGATCGATCGGCAAAAAATTCTGGGGGATGGCGTCGTGACCGGTCATGGGACGATCGACGGCCGGCTCGTTTTTGTCTTTGCCCAGGATTTCACCACCTTCGGCGGATCGTTGGGGGAGGCGTATGCCACCAAAATTTGCAAGATCATGGATCATGCAATGAAGGTGGGGGCGCCGGTGATCGGCTTGAACGATTCCGGCGGCGCCCGGATCCAGGAAGGGGTTCAAAGCCTGGCCGGTTATGCTGACATCTTTCAACGGAATGTGATGGCCTCCGGGGTGATTCCGCAGATCTCGGTCATCATGGGACCTTGCGCCGGCGGCGCGGTTTATTCCCCGGCGATGACCGATTTTATCATCATGGTCAAAAACAGGGCCCATATGTTTATCACCGGGCCGGACGTTATCAAGACGGTAACCCATGAGCAGGTGACCAAAGAAGATCTGGGGGGGGCGGTCAGTCACAGCAGTAAATCCGGTGTCTCTCATTTTGCGGCCGAAGACGAAGGAGATTCCCTCCGGTTGGTCCGTGAATTGATGAGTTATCTCCCCTCCAACAATCTGGAGGAGTCACCGCTTAAGGATTTTCCAAAAGATGTCGATGCTGAAAACCCTTGGGTCGAGGACCCTTCATTGGATCAGATCATTCCGGATAGTGCCAACAAGCCGTATGACATGAAAGCACTGATTCATGGCATTATTGACAGGGGTAGTTTTCTGGAGGTCCAGCCGCTCTGGGCCAGGAACATGATTGTTGGTTTTGCCCGGATGAACGGGCGGACCGTTGGTATTGTGGCCAATCAGCCGGCGGTCCTGGCCGGCTGTCTGGATATCAATGGTTCGATCAAGGGGGCCCGGTTTGTCCGGTTTTGCGACTGTTTCAATATTCCGATCCTCACCTTTGTGGATGTCCCCGGATTCTTACCCGGTTCGGATCAGGAATTTGGTGGAATCATCAAACATGGGGCCAAACTCCTTTACGCCTTCTGTGAGGCGACGGTTCCCAAGGTGACGGTGATTACCCGCAAGGCGTACGGCGGGGCGTATGACGTGATGAGCTCCAAACATGTGCGTGGCGATGTCAACTTGGCCTATCCTACGGCGGAGATCGCCGTGATGGGGCCGGATGGGGCGGTCAATATTATTTTTAAAAACCAACTCAGCCAGTCAAAATCGCCGGAGGCTGAAAGGGCACGGCTCGTCGAAGAATACCGCAACACCTTTGCCTCTCCTTACAAGGCGGCCGAGCTAGGCTATATTGATGAAGTGATTTTCCCCAGGGAAACGCGGTCTCGTGTGATCCGAGCCCTCAAGATGTTGGAAAACAAGCGCGACAAAAACCCCCCAAAAAAACACGGAAATATACCGCTGTAA
- a CDS encoding acyl-CoA thioesterase, whose amino-acid sequence MEKGKNPSASRVEMTHLVLPSDANAMGSIFGGHVMGWIDMAAAMAAMRHARKNCVTVSMDELHFISPVKVGHILMLKASVNYTHKTSLEVGVKVEAEDPLTGEHCHTASAYLTFVCLDADGKPTPVLPVLPETPLEKRRFKEAADRRQLRLKVREERKKART is encoded by the coding sequence ATGGAAAAAGGGAAAAACCCTTCGGCATCACGGGTGGAGATGACCCATCTCGTTCTTCCTTCGGATGCCAATGCGATGGGAAGCATTTTTGGCGGTCATGTAATGGGGTGGATCGATATGGCGGCGGCGATGGCGGCGATGCGCCATGCCCGCAAAAACTGTGTGACAGTCTCCATGGATGAACTGCACTTTATTTCCCCCGTCAAGGTCGGGCATATCCTGATGCTCAAGGCCTCAGTGAACTACACCCACAAGACCTCCCTGGAAGTAGGGGTCAAGGTAGAGGCGGAAGACCCCTTGACGGGAGAACATTGTCACACCGCCTCGGCCTATCTCACCTTTGTCTGCCTGGATGCCGACGGCAAACCAACTCCAGTCCTGCCGGTCCTCCCTGAGACCCCCCTGGAGAAAAGACGCTTTAAAGAAGCGGCCGATCGCCGCCAGCTTCGACTCAAGGTCCGCGAGGAGCGAAAGAAGGCGCGGACGTAA